From the Anguilla anguilla isolate fAngAng1 chromosome 8, fAngAng1.pri, whole genome shotgun sequence genome, one window contains:
- the polr2k gene encoding DNA-directed RNA polymerases I, II, and III subunit RPABC4, with the protein MDAQKDVQPPKQQPMIYICGECHTENEIKARDPIRCRECGYRIMYKKRTKRLVVFDAR; encoded by the exons ATGGATGCTCAAAAAGATGTGCAACCGCCTAAACAGCAACCCATGATTTACATATGTGGAG AATGTCACACAGAAAACGAAATCAAAGCCAGAGACCCCATCAGATGCAGAGAGTGTGGTTACAGAATAATGTACAAGAAAAGAACGAAAAGAT TGGTTGTATTTGATGCCCGGTGA